Sequence from the Etheostoma spectabile isolate EspeVRDwgs_2016 unplaced genomic scaffold, UIUC_Espe_1.0 scaffold314, whole genome shotgun sequence genome:
TTCTGGCATCTTCAAATCTAGAGAAATGGTTTTGGGCTCCAGACTGACGCTGACCTCTGGTTGTTAGCAGAGGGCCGCAGCAGCACCATGATCACCAGCAGAATGGTGGAGAACAGGAGCCGCCAGAACGCATCGTCTACCCACAAGTCCCTCCAACCCTGTGGCAAGGACAAAAATAGAAGAGAGCGATGATGTTATCAGGCTGAAAGGCAAGGTTACTTTTCATCTCCGTATAAACAAGACAAGGAAACTTAATGAGGGGAAAAAGGATCGGGACCCAATACAACGATCAATCAATAACGGAAAACAAACTGACCGTCTGGCAGCCGACCAGCTTGAAGACCTTGGTGGTCCAGATGATGAATATGATGGAAGCTGTGGACACAAAGTAAACACCAGGCTCAGTATGATGTCTGGAAACAATATGCAAATGCTCAAAAACAAAGCTCTGCCAGCGGAACCAAAAGGTTATGCCTGCCAAAGGGTTGGCAAATACAAATGCATTTACATACTTTAATACATGAGGAGCATACAGTTACTTTATGCACCTTTTTTACATATGCAGTAGTACTTTGATGTGTAAAAGCTACATggctatgtttttattttaaacagcgTTTTCTTAGAAAACGATCTCAGTCCACACAGGAATAATAGCTCCAGTAGCAAAACTAATCTCCGTTCATATTAACATGCATGTCTATCATATGACCATTCACATACACTGGGCACGCGGGTGCCGGTGCAAACAGGACGCAGATTGTCTGACGTTACTCTGCGGTTCAAAATCATGGATGTGTAGGTTTCTTCAGTAATCCTTTGGAGAGAGAACAACAATGGTGGAAAGTAAGACCAGGGATTTATTTGCTTGGACTGACCACGAGGTGGAACCGTTACTGAAAGGTTTGTAATCCGACCTAACCGATAAGACTGACTGACTTTTCCCAAAGGTCTCGGTTTGAGCCCGTCCAGATCACAGAGCAACCCTggagttttcaaaccaaaacggcGGCATCGGTGTTTCTAAATGTCTCCGTTTCAGGTGCTCTGAAAGCCGGAGTCGTGTGGACACCAGGCGTGAACGTagcaaaaaatatttgtttttacaccGAAATGTATAAGAGTAAATGTCGCCTACACTAAAACATTCTGATCATAATGAAGCAGCTGTTTCTGAACTGAGACACCGCTCTATTAAGAGGCAGTCCATCTTAGAGCAGTTGGCACTCACCGACAACAGAGAAGATGAGAGTGTTGGTGAAGTGCTGATACAAGGAGAGTTTCACAACATTCCTGCGGAGCTTTAGGAGACGCGTGGTTTGAGACAGGCTGATGAATATGTAGATGCAGGTTAAggagaacatactgtatatgcattcAAGTAACCACAATCAAAAGCTTGTGTCCGCAACTGCAAATCCCCGACTAGCTGTGAGTATTTGGCTGGTTGGGTAAAGGATATCCACCACATGACGCAGGAGTCAATAAGGGAGAGGCTGAGATTAGCCACCAGGGCGACTGTCTCATAGAAACCCTggaaggaaaaaagaacaaaagactcAGATTTCGCAACACGCCACAGTGCTATTTTTGATGTTAGATCTGGTTAACGATCCTTTCTTTAGAGCTGCTTTGGCTGCTTTTGAATTTCCCTCTGGATCAAATACATCATTCCATATTATCATCACTGGTCTGCCTCCCAGAGACTGAATCCCTGCGTAaccttctctctctgctcaaatcaactttatttatacagaGTGCCTTGAGAGCTGCGCCAGGCAaaattattatgtaaaaaaaacaccactatCAGCTTTAATCAGCCTGTGGAGGCTGCAACAGCTAATTCGTCATCTGCAACAGTGGGCTGCTCATTATATTTTCCTAGATGAAATCTAGCCAAAGAAATTGATTAAATCTAGTGAAACAGAAATGAGCTCCTTGACAGCAGCGATAGGGAGCGTCCAGAGAAAGCTACACTCTGTGTTAAACCTTTTTCCTCTCAtctattttgtacattttgggACACAGTAAATCTTCTCAGGGCGGTTTGGTTGATATAGATTAGTGTCTTGTGCAGCCATCCAACAGGATCTAAAAAGTTGCTTCTTGCTGCAATCTGAAGCTAACACGTTGCAGCGTCTTATAAGCATTATCCTTGAGATTTCTCATGAAAAGAAACCTCGCTGTTGTTACTAATTATGAATAATTCTAATTATTACACACAAGGGATTTACAGGAAACATTGCATGTAAATCCAACTTTACTTAGCTGCTGTTAATTCCTTACAAACATTTAGTACTGCcgctgcttcacaataaaagcattcaaCTGGCAAAACACAGggtggcttttattgtgaagcagtcACAGATAAATGCAAAGCACTGTGTCCAGCTGTTGCTCCAAGTAGGCTAAGACAAATATTGAGAATGATAGCGGTTTATTAGCTGAGTTTATACTTACGCCAGTCACTCTTAGCACACCTTCCACGGAGGAGAAGAGCAGGTAGAGAAGCCCAACGGCTACCAGCCGGTGCACTGTGGTACCCAACCTTGGCCTAAACAAATGAAGGGCAAATCTTCAATTATACTAAGAAATGGTTAAAAGGAGAGTATTAGCAGCAAATCCTCCCCTGGTTTTTAACTTGTACAATGCCTCCTCATTTGAAAAAAGGTCATGGTTTTGATTTGTCGAAATGGCAGAGTTTTAGCTGGAGCCTCAAAAAACGCCCAAAAGCACGGTAACGTTATATGGTTAAGCGAGCAGCGGCgtaaaaacaaagcagaaaatcagagaaataaaacgtgttttcgctgattcatcactagaaatgcagctgtagcaagcatctcacCATCACTTTATCCACTTCTGGTTGAAACAAATTATAcatccagctacaaaaaagcctATAAGCCGGGAGAAAAACGGAAGGAGAAAGAGGCGTTGTGATGAGATGATACACCGCCTCGTCTTGTCGCACCGGTGTGAACTGGGAGGTTTCAGAACGCTTGACGGTTTCAACTCGTGTGGTCGCAAATCTCTGGTCTAAACTGGGCTTAAGATATGGAACCGATGATTGGATTCCGATAAGattcaataaaaaagaaaccctTTCATTGGAATTTTTAAATCGATTCCAAGTTCAAACCGGTCCTCGATGCCCAATCCTCCTGAGACATATTAAAAGGTCAGTTCCTCAGTAAACCTACTTGACGATGCCATAGCCAAGGCTGACAATGAGGACCAGGATTCGGGCTAGAGATCTTTTAAGTGCAGAGAGCAGCTCAGCAAAGATCACGGCACCTTGAACTGGGAagagagaaacaacaaaaagcgATGTTTATATCAGACTCTTAGTAAAGCGAAAAGAGAAAATCAACTATTCCACAGACAAGTAGATATATAAACTCAACCGACTGTAGTCTCCTTTGTAACGGATGCTCTGGTATTCAGAGTAAAACACAGCTTTTTCCAGCATGCCGAGGATGATGACAGCTCCGATCCAGAACTGGATCCGCAGCAGGTCCCTCCAATAGCAGGCGAACCAGAAGAGCCAGAGAGCCCcgaacaacacatacacaatgcACATGACCATGAAGAACTGCGTCGGACAGGAGAGACGGAGAGAAACGCGTCAGTTTTGACAAAACAAACGTCTTCAACTTGTTTCTGAGGCCGTCAACCACATGCACTGTCAGGTCAATTTAACAGTATAGTCCAATATCACACATCATATATGGCTCAAGGGGCTTTACAATCTATGCAAAAAGACAGACATGCAAGAGACGTCAGAACAGACCAAGATCATTTAATTACAGTATACACACCCAGGATgacaaaccacaaaacaacacaccactAAGCAACTCTGTCCACGGAGAGGGGCCACGAGATGCGAGTAAAGGCTTCAGAAACAATAAGTAAGTTAGATCTTGTTGgattgttttgttaaatattttggATGTTTCATTTGGAAAATGATTATGCCCCAAAAAGGTCTGTTTACCCCAGACCGCACTGTTACTCATTTAGTCCGCCAAGACCACacaatattaagactttttttttttttttaaatctaatggTATAGTACGTACCATCATCAGGGGCCAGTCTGCTGGAGAAGAGTAGTCATGTTGACCCTTCATCTCAACTTTCactggggaaagaaaaaaaataaatatatatatatatatatatttaattactttttgttaCTACTTATTTATCTACTGAGTAAATATGACAGATCCTaaagattatgaagtaaaactgTGTCTCTCACTTGTGAAAGCAAAGTTGCTTTCTGGTCCGATGTCTTCGTCCTCAACTCCGCGGAACAAAGGCAGCACCTTCACTATGAACAGATATGGACTGTCCTCCCAAGCTTTGGCCACTGCGCTGATGTCCTGCAAAAAGATGCTTATTGTGAGCAAAGAATCATAACGGTTAGgctattttctttatttatagtgGTAAGACAGTTGGTTGTAAAATGTCTTGATTTATGGTTTTAGTAAGTGTACATCGATACGCCTAATAGCTAAAAGAAATGAAACGCTTCCCAGGTTTgatcaggggacaggcagctagcagatagtgaggagatgtttttacagtgtgttctagggacagNNNNNNNNNNgatagtgaggagatgtttttacagtgtgttcaggggacaggcagctagcagatagtaaaAAACGTGCGACATTTCTTTGAAAGACATTTACAGTCAAAGTAAGAACAACATGTCTTACCGGCTTGTCGGGCCAAATAAGGCTCTGATTGGAAGGGTCACTctaaacacaacacaagagCAGAGTGAGCAAcgctacatacacacacctgagCCCTGTGAAAATGTAGACTATGTACATTAATTGTGAATAAATTGTTacttaaacatttgttttctttaattttactgTGCTCCTACATTTCTTTGTGTGCTCATTTACCTACATTAGGATTCAACATGACAATTCATTTTGGTATTTGTTGTAATTTGATAATCtaataaattaaactatttgTACTGGGGTAAAGACTTTGGGCAAGTAGAGTTCTGACCCTTTGGAACCTGACACAGACGAGATTTTATATATTATGCTCAATATGTTCAAACCTTTTTATAAGCACTGCATAGCAGCATGATCTGTGACTCACCTTTGGGCTTGTGAGAGGCTGATACGGGTTGAAGTCTGTGTAATACACCTAGGTGAGAGCACAGAGTACAGAAATATATGTTTGTAGCAAAATAATTGAAATGTTTGAAGGGTGAAAAGgaacaaaagaaaagcaaaacattgGTATGACGTTACCTGCCATTAGATAACTGCGGCACTAATAAACACAGACGTTAAACTTCTGTTAGAGTATAGTGATGGTTCATTATGCAACCCTTGTGTTTACGTGCTATCCTTTGTAAGACAACCCTTTAGTCTGGGTCACACACCTTGGGTAAGAAGAGGGAGGAGCAGTTGTCAAAGTACACGTAGCCCTGACTGTAGAAGCCACTCCAGCCGTCCTTCAACATGTGGTCCATACCAAACATGTTCATCGCTTTGTTGTCCTGCAAAAAGGACAAGGACGGGGGAAATCAAATACACTGTGCAGTCAGTTCATTCTCTTAAACTATACTATATACAGATGTTCAAACATACCCAAAATAATGGCGAGCAGTGTCATCTGCAGACGGATAGAGCAGAATACTACATTACCGATCCATCAGCGGTGGGTCATTGAACTACAGATGGCGATAAAGTCTCACACTGTTACTTAACAAAAGCAAGGAGCAGGGGCGCTTCTAGGAGTAGAGCTTTAGGGGTGCCTGGCACCCTTTtaacatctttttattttatacaaaaCGTTATTCTACTCTGCTTACTGTGCGTTTTAACATCATTTTGGAGCATGGtagaggaaacactgaattATGTAAGACAACAATTCTGAGAAAACCTACCTGAGCCACAGGGCCATAACTACAAAAGGTGAGATGGTATTACAAATGAAATTACATATTTATCTATGGAAAAGCAGACATTTCCAAAATTCAGAATcaataacattgaaaaaatgtgaGATTTATTACATTTGACTAGAGGCTGACAAACACTGTTTTCTACAAATGACTCAAGGTTTTTGGAATGATCTAGGCATCTGGATTCTGGGTTCAGTTTAAAAATGCTGTGACATTCCTAGAGCAAAACTCCTAAATTCACAATAGaataacacttttattttttaaggatgCCTGGATAAAAAAGGGCTAAAACGCGACCCTGACAAGGAGATTCTTCTACCTGTTTTAGTGACATGTTTTGAGCCTGACAGAAGAAGACACTGAACTTTCAAGACACGTCTGAATGAATAAAACCCTGGTCAAGCTACACATGACCTTGCTACATCCTTGCTTTTTGACCCCTTGATTCAAGACCTACAGCGACAAGGTGAAGTACATTAAAGCCAAAGCAGCCGCTGAGTTTAAAACGCTTCTGGACAAAAGTCCAGCCCACGGCCATGAAAAATACTTGGAGTAAGGACACAGCAGCCGCTCTGACTGACAGCCTGCTGATGCTGAATGTGAAGCCAAAATCACTGAACTGGTTTAAAGTCCTGGAAGTGAAAAGTGCTTGAACCGATTCTGCTCCTTCTCAGGTGCAggtttcaggttcatacttgtattttgtgtttctactaCAACATGTTTACGTGCttttatgttcaaaaaacacattatttttctcatactgcccatgcATCTGTATCCACCCTCTGACTGAGACGCTCTGTTGGAGCGCCTGNNNNNNNNNNCtcccctcccaaaaaaaaaaaaaagcctagtGATTGGTCAACGTTTCTGGGTGTTCCGCATGTGTGTGCTCGGAAAACTTCTCCCCAATTGAATTGACAACATCTGAAATCAAGATTACAGGTTTTCCCTAacattagcatgtagctacaagTAGCGTGCCTGGAGCAGCTGACCATAAAGAAATCCAGCCCGAGTTGACAGatgttggaataaaatgtattcatatcatgtgtgctcaTAAACGTCATTATATTCACGTAGNNNNNNNNNNtattaatcatgtgtgttaaattcattatattttgagctaaaaagcaaaagcattacacatagtctgctTGGTTTCAGTGTTCATAAGTTTACTGTGATCTtataacaggttgttttgggaCAATGTGTCCNNNNNNNNNNCTGCCGAGTGAGTTTAATTCTGAAATgcagggccaagggtggttagagacacgtcctgtgtttgggtgaaaatcctctccagtagcagtctgagacctgttatctattttgcaggccaagctctgctagacactaaccttctgaagacaaaacacagcacacaaagaTGTCACGTGGTAGCAATTGAACCCCCCTGTGCACATAAGAtcatgcaaaaagggaaaagagtcagacaaacttagggagagctatggatgcatattctctgtaaccttgtctctggaatatatatattctattgtaataaacgttcttttatccaacctacggacttgaacccttcttcctgaaagaatctagaagggcaggatTTCGGCCCTACACAGAGTAGCAGCTTAAGCCGACGGTCAAAACTGTTGGAGGCGGAGTGTTCACAACAGTCTGAAAACGGAGGTTTTTACCTAGAGAGGTTACTGTTTGAAGATGTAGATAAACCTGTCTGGCACACAACAAGCACCTGTGTGTGAGATCCATGACAAAACCAACAGTTTAGACTCAGACATCAACAGATAAAAGTCCAAACTCACCGGCGTGTTAAACACCTCATTGTAGCAAACAGAGGAGCGAAGGTACCAGCTGATGTTAAAGGCCAGGTTCCTATCACATGACGCCGCGTCACCCTGGACTGCACAGAGATAAAAGACCACTTCCGTTAGGATTATAAGACAGTTCTAAGGCTTTACTGTATATCCCATCAGCTGTTCCACTTCATCACATTACAGGAGTTACTGTGTATAGTAATCTGCTGTTTTTTGTGCCCATACTTTGCCCCCAACCTCCCTCATCTAGCTCTATTTTATAAGGTGACTTTTGCTATTTCCCTTCATCATGTTGCAGCATGGCATTGTGGTCTATTTTCTGCTGCAGTAGAAGTAGAAATCACTATCTGTCCTTTCTTTGCAGGATTCTGGATTTATCACTTTATGACTGACGTCTCTAGAGAGAAGAAATAGTCTTTGATGCACAGGGACTGACAACAAAATCTGACTTTTACTAGCAAATGTTGAACATTTTATAATCTGGGCTAAGCCTGGTAGAGTACCTTATCAGCAATACTGAAATAACTGCTATAACAATACATTGTTAGGGTGAATTTTACCTTTAAAATGTTTGGATTCCTCAAACTGAAATGTGCTTTTTATAAAATCACACACCAAATCTGCACTAGTCATGTCAAGTCACCATGTGGACTAACAGTGGCAGTGGAAAAAACAGGATGCAGACATGGTTCTCTGGAGAGCActatgcaaatgtgtgtgtgggggggggatttacATGTTACACCCAACACTCAGGAGTTCTTAtcaaagtaagtaagtaaccAACTTGAGGTATATTGTAACTGGGTCAAAACTAAGATCTGATGCCAAATCCTTGTAAATGTTGTACCTACCAGACAATAATCGTTGTACTTTGCATATGTAATGCTTAAACTGAGCTGGATGCAGATGCAGGCCGTAGCCTGGGGAGCTGGTACCCTCACTGTTGGCATAAATCATGCAAGAGGTCAAACTACTCACACTTCATGAAGATGGTGGTGTTGGCGTACAGCGTCTTTCGAAACACAGCATCCTGTgtctgaaaacacaacaaagacaaatcAGATGTAATCATCCAACACCTCGAGCCACACAACAAAGCCCTGGATACACGTTCAGGAGGAGCACAGGGTGgtgtcctcactaagaccaagagactggatcacatcactccagttctgaagtctttacactggcttcctgtgtctcaaagaattgatttcaaagtactcttgctagtttataaatcactaacgGGTTAGGTCCaaaacatttctgatctgctactacatatgacccccccagacctctcaggtcatcttggaccggtctactttctgtccccagagtcagaactaaacagggtgaagcagctttcagtttctatgctcctcatattggaaaaaactcccagaaacctgtagatccccTGCTACTTCAGTTTCTTTAaacaaggctgaagacctttcttttgatgctgccttctttaaatgactgctcatttctttaaatttcttatgctgcactgtaacttttattcttgtgttttatgtgtctatttaactgtctattcagtGTGTttacggtttttaatgcttatgatttttaactgtttgtacttgtgttttctgtaactgattttgtgtaagaaaactttgaattgccctgttgctgaaatgtgctctacaaataaagctgccttgccttaccaAGGGAATGCAACAATATTTGTGTGAGATAAATCACGAGGATAGAAATTACCCAGCTTTTTCATGAGCTAAGTGCATACTACAAGGGATGGACACTGGGCATAATTAAATGTACtaacatttctgtatttttcctcAAGCTTCTGGCTAAAAGACCATGTCATTAACCAAAACCACATCTTTTTTATCAGCTCCAGCCCCCAGGCAGTTGTCTATCTCGCGTAATGGTCAAGTGTCTTTTCTTGACAGTATTTCACAGGTgtggttttttttatattatgtgATAACATTGTCCCATTCTTGTTTTTGTAATATTACGGTTCTTtattaaaatgcaataaaaatgtaaaggcAGGTGTATTGCTCAGCACCCAGGAACAGCGCAGTGTGAGTGTGGAGTTGATGAAATGAGCGCGTTAactacacaataaaagaaagaaatagccATGCCAAACATTTGGCCCGTTCCCAACAGGCATGTCTTCAACTGGCACTGCTCTAGAGAAgagttataaaaataaaaaaggcggATAAACAGCGGAATGAAGGGTTGCTAAGTGCTAGTTAGCTACCCCGGCTAACACTTGCTATGAAGACTTAGCACGACAGGCTAAGCAACAACCGTAAACATGCATATGTTGAAGGTGTGACACTAACCGAGTTTATCTCCACGTCCCATACGGAAACCTCTGCCGCTGTCCCGAGACGGAAACCAAATACAAAAAGCAGGAAGCATAACCGATGCGACTGTGCATCTGGCATCTTCATTTGTTCATCTACCTACTGTTACACTACAGGTCAGACTTGTATCCGCGTCCAGTTCNNNNNNNNNNGGCTGTAGTTCACAGTGTCACCACAAGATGGCAGCAACACCCtcaaaaggcattttttccaacGGACGGCATGTCCCGCCCTACTTTCCATCTGATTGGCTAATACTCGTTGCCTGCTCGGATTgggttggttaggtttaggtttaggTTTGTTGTTCATTGGACCGATACATCGACGCAGCCGCGGTTGGTTAGGCAAGTGTcaaggtaagccaatcagaggcagagtacgGAAGAGTAGGGCGGGACATGCCCTCGAAACCTATGAAAAATACACAAGCGTGTGCCCAGTGggagcatagactgtatattattaatgttaacagtctatgagtgggaGGGAAGTTTAGTTTGACAGGACAGGAAGTCTGCTTGGTGGTGTAGCAGTGTGGTCTCTGCTCTCCTTCTCTCACTCTGTCAATGTCAAGAAGAgttttcacagaaaaataatGTGGTAACTGTTCAAACCAGAAGACCACAACGCGACTGAAGTCTGCTCGACATGGCGGAAGTGAGCCCACCAATTGTTAGGTATTATTTTATACAACCAGCTGTTTTCAGCCTCTCTGCAGCACTGACAACTTTTTATTATTGTGCTTTGACTTTTTCACATGGTCTCTTTAAAAGGTACTTCATGCTATAGTGTGttaacttttcttttattaaatgttcaaattcACCAGCCACTCAAATCAATATATTGGGTATGAAATCTGATTGCCACTTTCATATCACCAGCTGGTGGCTAGTGCTTATTTCCCACACTAATAGTAGTCTGGGTTTACAATACTGCAGGATGAAAACTggctttaagtgtgtgtgtgtgtgtgtgtgtgtgtgtgtgtgtgtgtgtgtgtgtgtgtggtgtactcATATAGTTACTCTGCAGGTAACCCAATATTGAATTTAAATCTACAGGGTTTACAGCCAGGTCCGTGCCTGCTAAATTCTATTTCCTGTTTGCCCGTTCCTCAGTGTTGTTCCTGATGATGAAGGGAAAGAAAAGTTCAAGAAGAGTGACCATGTTGCTTTTTACAGGTATGTTGGCCATTTCATTTTAACGCTATAATGTACAATTTGTATTCATAAATAACCGTAATCACTCaaaattaaccctcatgttgtcctcggctcaaattgaccagtttttcaatatcattgttctttttaattccccaaaataacatgattgattccacacaacgctctttggcaagtacaaatctctactttcattcattttggggtgtcttattcaattttatagcatttaaaaaaaaaaatggaagcgtttttgaaatagtattgagtaaaagttgacatattatccatcaacatccaatcctttaattttagtctaaataattcctgatttctgcttttctaactcaaacattaggtataatttcctataaatgaggtttattgaccataaattccccaaataactgtaaactaaagttaataagttagcgttacgtagtgttgaaaacgtcaaaaaagtgacaaacattgaaaaaagggacaaaaatgtaagaaaaagtttaaaacattgataaaaagcatcaataaaagtgttaattttctattttgacaggaagacaactcGAGGGTTAAGTTGTCTGTGTAGTAAAGAGGGACTTTGACTGTCTAACTAGGCTAGGGTGTCTAGGTGTGGCCCCCTAGCCTAGTTAGACAGTCAAAGTCCTCTTACTACACAGACAAATTAACCCTCGAGTTGTCTTCTGTCAAAATAGAAATAACACTTttatgatgctttttatcaagttttaaactttttcttacattttgtcccttttttttcaatgtttgtcacttttttgacgttttcaacatacGTAACGCTAACTTATAACTTTAGTTtcagtt
This genomic interval carries:
- the LOC116686084 gene encoding transmembrane protein 87A, which codes for MKMPDAQSHRLCFLLFVFGFRLGTAAEVSVWDVEINSTQDAVFRKTLYANTTIFMKFQGDAASCDRNLAFNISWYLRSSVCYNEVFNTPDNKAMNMFGMDHMLKDGWSGFYSQGYVYFDNCSSLFLPKVYYTDFNPYQPLTSPKSDPSNQSLIWPDKPDISAVAKAWEDSPYLFIVKVLPLFRGVEDEDIGPESNFAFTMKVEMKGQHDYSSPADWPLMMFFMVMCIVYVLFGALWLFWFACYWRDLLRIQFWIGAVIILGMLEKAVFYSEYQSIRYKGDYIQGAVIFAELLSALKRSLARILVLIVSLGYGIVKPRLGTTVHRLVAVGLLYLLFSSVEGVLRVTGGFYETVALVANLSLSLIDSCVMWWIFISLSQTTRLLKLRRNVVKLSLYQHFTNTLIFSVVASIIFIIWTTKVFKLVGCQTGWRDLWVDDAFWRLLFSTILLVIMVLLRPSANNQRFSHSPLIDEDDEEEEAKEPMLNEAFEGMKMRGSKPDSNGSQKLLSKEDEDIKWVEENIPTTVADVALPVMLDEEEEILKTKMERSKME